A stretch of DNA from Hoeflea ulvae:
ATGCCTATTGCCGCGACGCCGCCGTTGCGGTTGAAACCGCAAAGGACCTGATCAAGCGCCGGCACAACCGTCTGGCCGGCGCCTGATCATCATTTGGCCCGATTCGCGCGTTGGGGATGCTGTCAGTAGGTGACAGCGTCGCCGACGGCATTTGCGGATTCCTTCACGTCCTTGCCGACGCCGCGTATCGTGTTGGCGCAGGACGCCAGCGACAGGGCAAGAATGAGGATGGTTGCGATCTTGAAATGTGTCATTTTCTGCTCAATCCCGGAACAAGCTGTTGAAGCCGGAATTTGGCGCGGATGAAAGGCAACATGATGGCAGAACAGTCCAACCCAGCCAGCCAGGGCGAAATTGGTCCGGAAAAAGTCCGGGTGATTGCCTGCGGAATGCTGGCGCGCGAGATTCTGGCTGTCAATCAGCAGCTTGGCCATGACCATGTCGACCTCAAATGCATCGACGCCAATTACCACCATTACCCCGACCGCATCGCACCGGCCGTTGATCGCGCCATAAGGGCGGCCCGTGACGAAGGCTATGAGCATATCTTCATAGGCTATGCCGATTGCGGCACCGGCGGCGAACTCGACAAGGTTTGCGCGGCCCATGGCGTCGAGCGCATCGCCGGACCGCACTGCTTTTCATTCTATATGGGCAATCAGGCTTTCGAGGCCGAGGGCGACGATCTGATGATGACCTTTTTCATCACCGATTTTCTCGCCAGGCATTTCGACGCCTTCCTGATTCGGCCGCTCGGACTCGACCGCTTTCCCGAACTGCGCGACACCTATTTCGGTCATTACCAGCGCGCGCTTTATCTCGCCCAGACCGACGATCCGGAGCTGGAGGCCAAGGCCCGCGCCGCCGCCGAGCGCCTCGGCTTGCGCTACGAACGCCGCTGGACCGGCTATGGCGAACTGACGGATGCGCTGACGCCGCTGTGAGTCAAGCCACCGGATGAGGCTGGCGCGCCCGGAATATTTTTGGCTTTCCGCCACAATTTTTTAGCAATCCGTGCTTAGATGGAAGCCAGTCA
This window harbors:
- a CDS encoding EncA/B family entericidin codes for the protein MTHFKIATILILALSLASCANTIRGVGKDVKESANAVGDAVTY
- a CDS encoding DUF1638 domain-containing protein; this encodes MAEQSNPASQGEIGPEKVRVIACGMLAREILAVNQQLGHDHVDLKCIDANYHHYPDRIAPAVDRAIRAARDEGYEHIFIGYADCGTGGELDKVCAAHGVERIAGPHCFSFYMGNQAFEAEGDDLMMTFFITDFLARHFDAFLIRPLGLDRFPELRDTYFGHYQRALYLAQTDDPELEAKARAAAERLGLRYERRWTGYGELTDALTPL